Proteins encoded by one window of Moorella humiferrea:
- a CDS encoding ABC transporter permease has product MRKYLKLNTPIPGKLYFTLSITAFAFVLLLWELGVTVGQLPPSHLPPPGAVARAAWDLAADGLLGDIGISFFRVTSGFLLAAAIGVPLGILMGTLKVVEAFFEPLLAFFRYMPASAFIPLTIIWLSIFETQKIGVVFIGIFFQMVLMVMDVTKNVPQDLIDTAYTLGARPLEVFRRVILPAALPGIMDTLRITLGWAWTYVIVAELVAANSGLGFLIMNAGRQLNTPDMFVGILTIGILGIICDMAFKAFNRLLFPWMEREV; this is encoded by the coding sequence ATGCGCAAGTATCTAAAACTGAACACTCCCATCCCGGGTAAATTATACTTTACCTTGAGCATTACCGCCTTTGCCTTTGTCCTTTTATTGTGGGAACTAGGAGTAACGGTGGGGCAGCTGCCGCCTTCCCATCTACCGCCGCCCGGGGCTGTAGCCCGGGCGGCCTGGGACCTGGCGGCCGACGGATTACTGGGCGATATCGGCATCAGCTTTTTTCGGGTTACTAGCGGTTTTCTGCTGGCCGCAGCTATTGGCGTGCCTCTGGGGATACTCATGGGCACCTTAAAGGTTGTAGAGGCCTTCTTTGAACCTTTACTGGCCTTTTTTCGTTATATGCCCGCTTCGGCTTTCATACCCCTTACCATAATCTGGCTTAGCATCTTTGAAACCCAGAAAATCGGCGTTGTTTTTATAGGCATATTTTTCCAGATGGTTTTAATGGTCATGGATGTTACCAAAAACGTTCCTCAAGATCTGATTGATACCGCCTATACCCTGGGGGCACGTCCTTTAGAAGTGTTCCGGCGGGTTATACTGCCGGCAGCCTTACCGGGAATCATGGATACCCTGCGGATCACACTAGGGTGGGCCTGGACCTATGTTATCGTCGCCGAGTTGGTAGCGGCTAATTCGGGCCTGGGCTTCTTGATCATGAATGCCGGACGGCAACTTAATACCCCCGACATGTTTGTGGGTATTTTAACGATAGGCATCCTGGGAATTATCTGCGACATGGCTTTTAAAGCCTTTAATCGTCTTTTATTCCCTTGGATGGAGAGGGAGGTATAA
- a CDS encoding ABC transporter substrate-binding protein, with protein MKIKFSKIITFFLTGILAALLLAGCGGGGSKQQTAAKQAAGGGQEQQLTPVKLTMTTWSGYGPLFLARDKGFFKKHGLDVQLIVIQGLGERKQALAGKQVDGIATTLDIVTQIVDAGIPLKQIWALDDSYGGDGILAKPEIKTIKDLKGKNVAYDFGTASHILLLAILAKNGMTEKDINHIQMSASDAGSTFVAGKVDAAVTWEPWLSKAIKENKGNLLATSKETPGLIMDTVALRSDWAEQHPEALQAMVDALAEAMQYWENNKAEANAIMAKGLGIKQEEFESNLETLRLFNLAQNKEMFGTLDKPGPLYTSLQQAVDFGYNNKVIKSKPDVKSMLDSTYVNNAKI; from the coding sequence ATGAAGATTAAGTTTAGCAAAATCATCACTTTCTTCTTAACAGGAATTTTAGCCGCTTTGTTACTGGCCGGTTGCGGAGGCGGCGGCAGCAAACAGCAAACCGCCGCTAAACAGGCTGCCGGCGGGGGACAGGAGCAACAGCTTACACCTGTCAAGCTCACCATGACCACCTGGTCGGGCTATGGACCCCTCTTCCTGGCCCGGGATAAAGGCTTCTTCAAGAAACACGGCCTGGACGTGCAGCTTATCGTTATCCAGGGCTTGGGCGAACGCAAGCAGGCCCTGGCCGGGAAGCAGGTGGACGGCATTGCTACCACCCTGGATATCGTAACCCAGATTGTAGATGCGGGTATCCCCCTGAAACAGATCTGGGCTCTGGATGATTCCTACGGCGGCGACGGCATCCTGGCCAAACCGGAGATCAAGACCATAAAAGACCTCAAGGGTAAAAATGTAGCCTATGACTTCGGCACCGCCAGTCATATCCTACTTTTGGCTATCCTGGCTAAAAACGGTATGACGGAAAAGGATATCAACCATATCCAAATGTCAGCCAGCGACGCCGGTTCGACCTTCGTTGCCGGCAAAGTAGACGCCGCCGTTACCTGGGAACCCTGGCTGAGCAAAGCGATTAAAGAAAATAAAGGCAATCTCCTGGCAACCTCCAAAGAGACCCCTGGGCTGATAATGGATACCGTCGCCCTGCGGAGCGATTGGGCTGAGCAACATCCTGAAGCCCTCCAGGCCATGGTCGATGCCCTGGCCGAAGCAATGCAGTATTGGGAAAACAACAAAGCCGAGGCAAACGCTATCATGGCCAAGGGCCTGGGGATCAAGCAGGAGGAGTTTGAAAGCAATTTAGAAACCCTGCGCCTTTTCAATCTGGCCCAGAACAAGGAGATGTTTGGAACCCTCGACAAACCTGGCCCCCTTTACACCTCCTTGCAACAGGCCGTTGATTTCGGATATAACAACAAGGTAATTAAATCTAAACCCGATGTAAAAAGCATGCTTGATTCAACCTATGTCAACAATGCCAAAATCTAA
- a CDS encoding iron-containing alcohol dehydrogenase family protein, whose amino-acid sequence MFERIIAPGNYRRGAGVITASGQALRRMGAKAFLVGGHRALAAAVPALHEAMASAGVEPVGQVWYGGECCPENIAAVAAAIKEKGADFMVGVGGGKALDTAKGAARQAGVPLVTVPTIAATCAAFTSIAIIYDREGHFQAISHEAVNPSLVLVDSQIIAAAPWRYLAAGMGDTLAKYIELRATSTAVSSYPALEGAVALARLCYDIILTAGPGARKAVEKQMVTQDLERVIDAVILISGLVSGLGGDDGRTAGAHGVYEGLTASPLTRGCCHGELVAFGNLVQLFLEGREIKIIASLAAFNRQVGLPVTLKEVGLSPEDGPSLELVSNAAAASPDMANMPFPVTAAMIREALLAADRLGRGF is encoded by the coding sequence ATGTTTGAAAGGATTATAGCCCCCGGTAACTACCGCCGAGGAGCGGGCGTCATTACGGCGTCCGGACAAGCCCTGCGAAGGATGGGGGCTAAGGCCTTCCTGGTAGGGGGGCACCGGGCCCTGGCGGCGGCGGTACCGGCATTGCATGAAGCCATGGCTTCTGCCGGGGTGGAACCGGTGGGGCAGGTCTGGTACGGGGGTGAATGTTGCCCGGAAAATATAGCCGCGGTAGCGGCGGCAATTAAAGAAAAGGGTGCCGATTTCATGGTTGGTGTCGGCGGTGGCAAGGCCCTAGATACCGCCAAAGGGGCCGCCCGGCAGGCTGGGGTGCCCCTGGTAACGGTGCCGACAATCGCTGCCACCTGCGCCGCCTTTACATCAATTGCTATTATTTATGACCGGGAAGGGCATTTTCAAGCCATATCCCATGAAGCCGTAAACCCTTCCCTGGTACTGGTTGACAGCCAGATAATCGCCGCCGCTCCTTGGCGCTACCTGGCCGCAGGGATGGGGGATACCTTGGCCAAGTATATCGAGCTCCGGGCTACCAGTACGGCGGTTTCCTCTTATCCGGCCCTGGAAGGAGCCGTGGCATTGGCCCGCCTCTGCTATGACATTATTTTGACTGCTGGCCCCGGTGCCAGGAAAGCCGTAGAAAAACAAATGGTCACCCAGGACTTAGAAAGGGTAATTGACGCTGTAATCCTCATCAGCGGTCTGGTCAGCGGTCTGGGCGGCGACGACGGGCGTACGGCCGGCGCCCATGGAGTTTACGAAGGACTGACTGCCTCACCGTTAACGCGGGGCTGCTGCCATGGAGAACTGGTGGCCTTCGGCAACCTGGTGCAGCTATTCCTGGAAGGGAGGGAAATAAAAATCATCGCATCCTTGGCCGCCTTTAACCGCCAGGTCGGCCTGCCGGTAACCTTAAAAGAAGTGGGTCTGTCGCCGGAGGATGGGCCGTCCCTGGAACTGGTTAGCAACGCTGCGGCGGCGAGCCCGGATATGGCCAATATGCCCTTTCCGGTAACGGCGGCCATGATTCGGGAAGCGCTCTTGGCAGCAGACCGCCTCGGGCGAGGGTTTTAA
- a CDS encoding amidohydrolase family protein, which produces MKLAYINQQTDLDLLAGNLWDGRGEGCRQQVVISIRRGRIAAVRPQDMAVTEKDARQINLAGLTVLPGLIDAHVHLALDGLDFQASLARWQDPPAREAALARALRASLEHGLVAIRDGSDLEGLNLLAREWVRTGKYPGPRVVATGMAVTKKGKYGSFLGPGTTDQASIKELIAGLVNRGVDQVKVVVSGLVTFHRYGEVGSLEFDAAELATAVKAAHAAGRPVMAHVNSAAGVDLALAAGVDSIEHGYFLTTAQLETMAARGTYWVPTVAAIANRLSATVKKFYPEREKEIIQRTRESQQEMIARAYQLGVKLVVGTDAGAPGVYHGESYVDELLYWHRAGVPAAAILRAATVTAAAALGLDGELGQVKPGYRPCLIAVRGNPLEDLKVLAKPEMVFIDF; this is translated from the coding sequence ATGAAGCTCGCCTACATTAACCAGCAGACAGACCTGGACCTCCTGGCCGGCAACCTGTGGGACGGCCGGGGCGAGGGGTGCCGGCAGCAAGTAGTTATCAGCATCCGCCGGGGCCGCATCGCCGCTGTCCGTCCCCAGGATATGGCCGTTACAGAAAAAGATGCCCGGCAGATCAACCTTGCCGGGTTGACGGTCTTACCCGGCTTAATCGACGCCCACGTTCATCTAGCCCTGGACGGCCTCGATTTTCAGGCCTCACTGGCCCGCTGGCAGGACCCGCCGGCCAGGGAAGCGGCCCTGGCCCGGGCCCTGCGGGCATCCCTGGAGCATGGCCTGGTAGCCATAAGAGACGGCAGCGACCTGGAGGGTCTCAACCTCCTGGCGCGGGAATGGGTCCGGACAGGCAAATACCCGGGTCCCAGGGTGGTGGCAACCGGGATGGCCGTAACGAAAAAAGGGAAATACGGTTCTTTCCTGGGCCCCGGCACCACCGACCAGGCTTCCATCAAGGAGTTGATTGCCGGCCTGGTAAACCGGGGCGTTGACCAGGTTAAAGTAGTGGTTTCCGGCTTAGTTACCTTCCACCGCTACGGGGAGGTGGGCAGCCTGGAATTTGACGCTGCCGAGCTGGCTACCGCCGTAAAGGCGGCCCATGCGGCCGGCAGGCCGGTGATGGCCCATGTCAACTCGGCTGCCGGCGTGGACCTGGCCCTGGCCGCCGGGGTGGACAGTATTGAACATGGCTATTTTCTTACAACGGCCCAACTGGAAACTATGGCTGCCAGGGGTACATACTGGGTACCGACTGTGGCCGCTATAGCCAACCGACTTTCTGCCACCGTGAAAAAGTTCTACCCGGAGAGGGAAAAGGAAATTATACAGCGGACCCGGGAATCTCAGCAGGAGATGATTGCTAGAGCTTACCAGCTCGGAGTGAAGCTGGTCGTAGGCACCGATGCCGGCGCACCCGGTGTCTACCACGGGGAATCTTATGTGGACGAACTGCTGTACTGGCACCGGGCCGGTGTCCCGGCGGCGGCTATCTTACGGGCGGCTACGGTTACAGCTGCAGCCGCCCTGGGCCTGGACGGGGAACTGGGGCAGGTAAAACCCGGCTACCGGCCCTGCCTGATTGCCGTCCGGGGTAATCCCCTGGAGGATTTAAAGGTCCTGGCCAAACCGGAAATGGTTTTTATTGACTTTTAG